From Hydra vulgaris chromosome 07, alternate assembly HydraT2T_AEP, a single genomic window includes:
- the LOC100214812 gene encoding ubiquitin-like-conjugating enzyme ATG10 isoform X3 yields the protein MQTFLLRFIYKYGFSIKIIMDGYISKEDFKRCCYDICTISMKFQDNFVLRTSKDGDCYMVRKSIKKVNFENEETVLTDFEESFECQSITSSKCYAVTFEHHILYSESFNVPVLYFVAYCHDGTMLSLESIWNLVPRQHQHALLEKWSFISQQEHPELGCIYYYLHPCHTSNLMKNFVCNHSIKDKFKNYVLTWLSAVGPVACLDLELEYFK from the exons atgcagacatttttattaaggtttatttataagtatGGATTTTCTATAAAGATAATTATGGATGGTTATATCAGTAAGGaagattttaaaagatgttGTTATGATATTTGCACAATAAGTATGAAATTCCAAGACAATTTTGTGCTGCGAACAAGCAAG gaTGGAGATTGTTATATGGTAAGAAAAtccattaaaaaagtaaattttgaaaatgaagaaaCAGTTCTTACGGattttgaagaatcatttgagtGTCAG TCTATCACTTCAAGTAAATGTTATGCAGTTACATTTGAGCACCATATCCTTTATAGTGAAAGTTTTAATGTCCCTGTGTTGTACTTTGTTGCTTATTGTCATG aTGGAACTATGCTTTCTTTGGAATCTATATGGAATCTGGTACCAAGGCAGCACCAACACGCATTGCTTGAGAAATGGTCTTTTATAAGTcaacag GAACATCCTGAACTGGGATGCATATACTATTATTTACATCCATGTCACACAAGTAACTTGATGAAAAATTTTGTGTGCAATCATAGTATTAAAGATaa atttaaaaactacGTTTTAACTTGGTTGAGTGCAGTTGGTCCTGTCGCATGTTTAGATTTAGAATTagaatatttcaaataa
- the LOC136082310 gene encoding uncharacterized protein LOC136082310, protein MRLNDNNIWEENGLIANRLKRNLVKDEQICAFHRYTFHIAWSPPKTCFHPHHLNIKGKKSPALRASPIHVVISMSKRYNEVFSVGAMLCFTHLKQETALSRVNENTNLCTETQTQQEQTYMTPATPDEEFDPGEINVSQEILDESLRSRESVTEVLNASPIKFRLKRKFEYLEDTTKDKLKRKYVRLENLLKKKFAEAVAPGQEEILIDFLNSKNVDEINSPLPIEIIRAQKVYKQSDSMGKLVILSLLDHTKYTKKFIMNTFECTKHRIETARKWHASHKGLAFPEKKVFVRSSLDQTKCEHFLDFIFTSGILHDVAYGITKLKYDSGEEQKIVHAILTTKYSHAIMFYRKSCSENNYIPLSDSSLWKVLHAIKPSSRKSLAGLDDVTASGMNGFQTLQKLAQRFSSKSLEAALEKGKRYLKTSYQTNCSVNDSNISSHSSKHALSDPSEKNLQSNTEISEVVCADCYDLCKAIEMIKELTTQNSDDADSIYDLEIAVKDVFNYIKHLMRDSQQKKAKIEAFKQLNDETAFWLKDFCQKILPVRYREGQREYFGKKGMSLHVDIFFIKIAGKLFKRVYFTSMYRCDQGIGDVVSLATAVLDQFRIDQPHIKKMFTKSDNAGCYQGNLSAEAIYNVCKERDIKLLRYDYNEPCCGKDQCDRESAVVKTILRSYVDSGNNLLTAEDIHKAMHYSFGAKDAKVAVAQISNDKTVVTGPKIKNISNYHSFEFGEKSMKMWRYFNIGEGIEQEYGNLKIQPSIKLLLPYSKTDNSIKRNKSLKEKQKRSDRQLYSLRFCTEMNCTLSFESDAELEEHMLSGLHTVPKSLTSLDKVRNSFVHKMKITSQLNMPISSSSNSASVKDKPHCMNIFLLQGWALPVRSSFRFSNQQKELLYKYFIRGEESGNKMSPEQVHMQLRRELLLDQYVTSQQIRSLFSRFSNLKRKGKLVEPTTENNENSQVNDNKEVYGENDDFNLAGNNEDDNKYEEDIANLAKEICLVWKVNDWVAVAYEKQWNIGYIVEVSITGIRVNCMINGQEKNTFRWPVTTEEINNQTDKIICLVNAPFLISGCGDYSLSEEDYNTVIIILRETYCSRVEIMCDVVDNVCK, encoded by the exons ATGCGATTAAACGATAATAATATTTGGGAAGAAAATGGACTTATTGCAAATAGACTTAAAAGAAATCTTGTAAAGGATGAACAAATATGTGCTTTTCACCGGTACACGTTTCATATTGCATGGAGTCCTCCAAAAACATGCTTTCATCCTCACCatctaaatataaaaggaaaaaaatctcCCGCTTTAAGGGCGTCACCAATACATGTCGTCATATCAATGTCAAAGCGATACAATGAAGTATTTTCAGTTGGTGCAATGCTGTGTTTTACCCATTTAAAGCAAGAAACTGCTTTATCTAGAGTCAACGAAAACACCAATTTATGTACAGAAACACAAACACAACAAGAACAAACATATATGACACCTGCTACTCCAGATGAAGAATTTGATCCCGGTGAAATTAATGTTTCACAGGAGATTTTGGACGAATCTCTAAGAAGCCGTGAGAGTGTAACTGAGGTTCTTAATGCAAGtccaataaaatttagattaaaaaggaagttcgaatatctggaagatactactaaagataagttaaaacgCAAGTATGTTCGcctagaaaacttattaaagaaaaaatttgcggAAGCTGTTGCTCCTGGACAAGAGGAAATACTTATAGATTTTCTTAACAgtaaaaatgttgatgaaataaatagcCCTCTCCCAATTGAAATTATTCGTGCTCAGAAAGTATATAAGCAAAGTGATTCCATGGGAAAGTTAGTTATCCTCTCATTATTAGACCATACCAAGTAtaccaaaaagtttataatgaacACATTTGAGTGTACCAAACATCGTAtagaaacagcaagaaaatggCATGCATCTCATAAAGGGTTGGCATTTCCAGAGAAGAAAGTATTCGTCCGATCTAGTCTTGATCAAACAAAGTGTGAACATTTCTTAGACTTTATATTTACAAGCGGTATTTTGCATGATGTTGCTTATGgaataaccaaattaaaatacgACAGCGGTGAAGAACAAAAGATAGTGCATGCAATACTGACGACAAAATATAGCCACGCTATCATGTTCTATCGAAAAAGTTGTagtgaaaacaattatatacCATTATCTGATTCAAGTTTGTGGAAAGTATTGCATGCAATAAAACCTTCAAGTCGAAAAAGCTTAGCTGGATTAGATGATGTTACTGCTTCAGGCATGAATGGTTttcaaacattacaaaaattggcACAAAGATTTAGTTCTAAATCTCTCGAAGCTGCccttgaaaaaggaaaaaggtatttgaaaacaAGTTATCAAACCAATTGTAGTGTCAATGACTCAAACATTTCTTCTCATAGCTCAAAACATGCCTTATCAGATccatctgaaaaaaatcttcaatccaACACAGAGATATCAGAAGTGGTATGTGCCGATTGCTATGATTTGTGCAAAGCTATCGAGATGATCAAAGAACTAACAACTCAAAATTCTGACGATGCTGATTCTatttatgatttggaaattgctgTAAAGGATGTATTCAACTACATAAAACACCTGATGAGAGATTCTCAACAGAAAAAGGCAAAAATCGAAGCTTTTAAGCAATTAAACGATGAAACTGCTTTCTGGcttaaagatttttgtcaaaaaattcttCCGGTTCGATACAGAGAGGGCCAAAGAGAGTATTTTGGCAAGAAAGGAATGAGTTTACATGTGGATATATTCTTCATAAAAATAGCAGGAAAGTTATTCAAACGTGTTTACTTTACTTCAATGTATAGGTGTGATCAGGGAATAGGTGATGTTGTTTCGTTAGCCACTGCAGTTTTAGACCAATTCAGAATTGATCAACCGCATATCAagaaaatgtttaccaaatctgATAATGCCGGCTGCTATCAGGGAAATCTTTCAGCTGAAGCAATCTACAATGTATGCAAAGAGAGAGATATAAAGTTGCTGAGATATGATTATAATGAACCCTGTTGTGGAAAAGATCAATGTGACAGGGAGAGTGCAGTTGTAAAGACAATTTTAAGGAGTTACGTTGACTCTGGTAATAATCTTTTGACTGCTGAAGATATACACAAGGCTATGCATTATAGTTTTGGCGCTAAAGATGCAAAAGTAGCAGTTGCTCAAATTAGCAATGATAAAACTGTAGTTACTGGACCAAAGATTAAGAACATTAGCAACTATCACTCATTTGAGTTTGGTGAGAAAAGTATGAAGATGTGGCGTTATTTCAATATCGGTGAGGGAATTGAACAAGAGTATGGAAATCTTAAAATTCAACCCTCGATTAAGTTGTTGTTGCCATATAGCAAAACAGATAATTCAATTAAGCGTAACAAGTCACTTAaggaaaaacagaaaagaagtGACAGGCAATTATATTCATTAAGATTTTGCACTGAAATGAATTGTACTTTATCATTTGAAAGCGATGCTGAGTTAGAAGAACACATGCTATCCGGTCTTCATACAGTTCCGAAATCATTAACATCATTGGATAAAGTTCGCAACTCGTTTGTTCATAAGATGAAAATTACTTCACAACTAAATATGCCAATTTCTTCATCCTCTAACAGTGCTTCCGTAAAAGACAAACCACATTGCATGAACATTTTTCTATTGCAAGGTTGGGCATTACCAGTTCGaagttcttttagattttcaaatcaGCAGAAAGAACTgttgtataaatactttattcgtGGAGAAGAATCAGGTAATAAAATGAGCCCTGAGCAGGTTCACATGCAGCTGAGGAGAGAACTTCTGCTTGATCAATATGTAACTAGCCAACAGAtaagatctttattttcaaG ATTTAGTAACCTGAAAAGAAAAGGTAAGCTGGTAGAACCGACaacagaaaataatgaaaatagtcaggttaacgataacaaagaagtttatggcgaaaatgatgactttaatCTGGCAGGAAacaatgaagatgataataaatatgagGAAGACATCGCCAATCTTGCAAAAGAAATTTGTCTTGTATGGAAAGTGAATGATTGGGTTGCTGTTGCATAtgaaaaacaatggaatattggatatattgtggag GTATCTATAACTGGGATCAGAGTTAATTGTATGATTAACGGGCAAGAGAAGAATACTTTTCGCTGGCCAGTTACTACCGAGGAGATAAATAACCAAACGGATAAAATTATCTGTTTAGTAAATGCTCCTTTTCTAATCAGTGGTTGTGGCGATTATTCATTATCCGAAGAAGACTATAATACAGTCATCATTATTCTTAGAGAAACTTACTGCAGCAGAGTAGAAATTATGTGTGATGTGGTGGATAATGTGTGTAAATGA